A section of the Prochlorococcus sp. MIT 1341 genome encodes:
- a CDS encoding TVP38/TMEM64 family protein: MKMVHSGNVHKTRAFNIFIGLIFFMLVSYLIYFGGINQIKQGVSDGSSLAEFSIFILRFTSILVPALPSTAYSLLAGGILGFKKGLLIIYLADFISCSTCFTISRVYGRRAVKRFVGNRFMKRVENFSNKHLEGNFFLMTGLLMTGLFDFVCYGIGLTKTSWRKFMPALIISILLSDLPVVALGAGILEGGGKILILSSFGILLLGLVSAWVKKKNNQL; encoded by the coding sequence ATGAAAATGGTCCATTCAGGAAATGTTCATAAGACAAGGGCTTTTAATATCTTTATAGGCCTAATATTTTTCATGCTAGTATCTTATTTAATATACTTTGGTGGGATTAATCAAATAAAGCAAGGAGTAAGCGATGGAAGCTCCTTAGCAGAGTTTTCTATTTTTATTCTAAGGTTCACAAGTATATTAGTTCCTGCCCTTCCAAGTACTGCATACTCATTACTTGCAGGGGGTATATTAGGATTTAAGAAAGGTTTATTGATTATTTATTTAGCAGATTTCATATCTTGTTCAACATGTTTTACTATATCAAGAGTTTACGGTAGAAGAGCAGTAAAACGATTTGTAGGCAATAGATTTATGAAACGGGTTGAAAACTTTAGTAATAAACATCTTGAAGGAAATTTCTTTCTTATGACAGGACTTTTAATGACCGGGCTTTTTGACTTTGTTTGCTATGGAATTGGACTAACTAAGACCTCTTGGAGAAAATTCATGCCAGCCTTAATTATAAGTATTTTACTTTCAGACCTTCCTGTGGTGGCTTTGGGTGCTGGCATCCTTGAAGGAGGAGGTAAAATTTTGATTTTATCTAGCTTTGGAATATTGCTGCTAGGCTTAGTTTCAGCATGGGTAAAGAAAAAAAATAATCAATTATAA
- the nth gene encoding endonuclease III, whose amino-acid sequence MNKLDRVSLIRKRLNELYPNPPIPLNHHDEFTLLIAVLLSAQSTDKKVNEITPALFKKANTPLDMQKLGEREIQSSIRQIGLSRQKAKNIANLSKILIEKFKGKVPCNFKDLESLPGVGHKTASVVLSQAFGFQTFPVDTHIHRLAQRWGLSKGKNVLQTEKDLKAIFPESEWNKLHLQIIFYGREHCTARGCDGRVCSICKELYPNRCKPIICKKA is encoded by the coding sequence ATGAATAAGCTGGATCGAGTGAGCTTGATAAGAAAGCGTCTTAATGAATTATACCCCAATCCTCCCATACCACTAAATCATCATGATGAATTTACATTGTTAATTGCTGTACTACTAAGTGCCCAAAGTACAGATAAAAAGGTTAATGAGATAACACCTGCTCTTTTCAAAAAAGCAAATACCCCCTTAGACATGCAAAAGCTAGGTGAAAGGGAAATACAATCTTCAATAAGGCAAATAGGTCTTTCAAGACAAAAAGCTAAAAACATAGCCAATCTTTCCAAAATTCTTATTGAAAAATTCAAAGGTAAGGTCCCTTGCAACTTCAAAGACCTGGAATCACTGCCTGGGGTAGGTCATAAAACAGCAAGTGTTGTTCTTTCACAAGCCTTTGGTTTCCAAACTTTTCCAGTTGACACTCATATTCACAGACTTGCACAGAGGTGGGGCCTCTCAAAAGGAAAAAATGTTTTACAGACAGAAAAAGATCTTAAAGCTATATTTCCTGAAAGCGAATGGAATAAACTCCACCTGCAAATAATTTTCTATGGACGAGAACACTGTACTGCTAGGGGGTGTGATGGTAGAGTTTGTTCTATATGTAAGGAACTTTATCCAAATAGATGTAAACCAATCATTTGCAAAAAAGCCTAA
- a CDS encoding helix-turn-helix domain-containing protein yields the protein MSFRYLPDDPISSIRMPTGQTILLDPASSNRISCLEVLEGVARVYCPCQETEGMTLAFLQAGDLLRTDRLCSEGVCLEALTTFSFKRNSENTDEIGFDAVNEWTLQLLRIRHLGSAEQRLQALLALLVNRLGRRCGNWCDLPFRLTHERIGELIGSTRVTSTRLISRLRSAELLNIPSGEQILRLAPKLVENSPLAA from the coding sequence ATGAGCTTCCGTTATCTCCCAGACGATCCAATAAGCAGCATAAGAATGCCTACTGGACAAACAATTCTATTAGATCCAGCCTCCTCTAATAGAATTAGTTGCCTTGAAGTGCTTGAAGGAGTCGCTCGAGTCTATTGTCCTTGCCAAGAAACAGAAGGCATGACATTGGCCTTTCTACAGGCTGGTGACTTACTTAGAACGGACAGACTCTGCAGTGAAGGAGTATGCCTTGAAGCCTTGACGACTTTTTCTTTTAAACGAAACTCTGAGAATACTGACGAAATTGGTTTCGATGCAGTCAATGAATGGACTTTGCAATTGCTTCGTATCCGTCACCTTGGCAGTGCAGAACAACGTTTGCAAGCGCTTTTAGCTCTTCTGGTAAATCGTCTAGGCCGTAGATGTGGAAATTGGTGTGACCTCCCATTTCGATTAACCCATGAAAGGATTGGGGAACTTATTGGCTCCACTCGAGTAACTTCTACTCGCCTGATATCTCGATTGCGTTCTGCTGAGTTATTGAATATTCCTAGCGGAGAGCAAATTCTACGTTTAGCTCCAAAACTTGTTGAAAATTCGCCACTTGCAGCCTGA
- a CDS encoding ferritin: MTSSTHTSVYKVSTGPAGRAMAQPMEAALVEALQQHLTMERCASAAYFANSIWFAERELRGFSQYFKQESLNEQSHAGAFADYLLARGQTVLLQDIPAPRQTWNSVEEVMAVAFQMEADVTSSLHQLYAMAERSSDMRTTVFLDPTIDNQVDSENEFAHLLGRVKLASNESSALLIIDGELTNGNHKPAQLA; this comes from the coding sequence ATGACCTCTTCTACTCATACTTCCGTCTACAAGGTCTCTACAGGTCCAGCGGGCAGGGCGATGGCTCAGCCTATGGAAGCAGCTTTGGTAGAAGCACTACAACAGCACCTCACGATGGAGCGCTGTGCAAGTGCAGCTTATTTTGCGAATTCCATCTGGTTTGCTGAGCGTGAATTACGTGGATTTTCTCAATATTTCAAACAAGAATCTTTAAATGAACAAAGCCATGCTGGGGCTTTCGCGGACTATTTACTTGCTCGTGGACAAACGGTATTGCTTCAAGATATACCAGCTCCTCGTCAAACCTGGAATTCAGTTGAAGAAGTGATGGCTGTTGCTTTCCAAATGGAAGCTGATGTGACTTCCTCCTTGCACCAGCTTTATGCCATGGCCGAAAGATCCTCAGATATGAGAACCACTGTATTTTTAGATCCCACTATCGATAACCAAGTTGATTCTGAGAATGAGTTTGCTCATCTTCTTGGTCGTGTAAAACTTGCCAGTAATGAGTCCTCTGCACTATTAATTATTGATGGGGAGTTAACTAACGGGAATCACAAGCCAGCTCAATTAGCCTAG
- a CDS encoding AhpC/TSA family protein — MQASFFSESLFKRLSKVSSMQEDSRKLIILLGLLGDFDSLEYGQLLALNLSQLENKNIKTLLIGIGSEESSNRFSSFTGFPRDSLIVEKTNSLHLSLGLSPGLQLTNNSYINLLLMCMGFGSPGTIHEVIRGYVGDLYSNQRIFYRNKGGDPFLPFLQPKFFSLVFGDGYLRPFELATVRLMNMIEVLSNWNLYMFNKDYLTQRGATYFLETDNSVLYSYKSKALLDFTESKGKPLSFLNRFIS, encoded by the coding sequence ATGCAAGCTAGTTTTTTTTCAGAATCTCTCTTCAAACGGCTTTCAAAAGTCTCAAGCATGCAAGAGGACTCCAGAAAGCTCATTATTCTTCTGGGACTTTTAGGTGATTTTGATAGCCTTGAGTATGGGCAACTCTTGGCGTTAAACCTCTCTCAACTTGAAAATAAGAACATTAAAACTCTGCTTATTGGAATAGGTAGTGAGGAATCCTCAAACCGTTTTTCATCATTCACTGGTTTTCCTAGGGATTCACTTATTGTAGAGAAAACAAATTCTCTACATTTATCTCTAGGTCTAAGTCCAGGACTTCAGCTTACAAATAATTCATATATTAATTTACTTTTAATGTGTATGGGCTTTGGATCCCCTGGCACTATTCATGAGGTAATCAGGGGATATGTGGGAGATTTATATTCAAACCAACGAATTTTTTATAGGAATAAAGGAGGAGATCCCTTTTTACCTTTTCTTCAGCCTAAGTTTTTTAGTTTAGTTTTTGGAGATGGATATTTAAGGCCTTTTGAACTCGCTACGGTTCGCTTAATGAATATGATTGAGGTGTTGTCCAATTGGAACTTGTACATGTTTAATAAAGATTATTTGACCCAGAGAGGAGCCACCTATTTTTTAGAAACAGACAATTCTGTACTTTATAGTTATAAGTCAAAAGCTCTTTTAGATTTTACCGAGTCAAAAGGGAAGCCGTTGTCTTTTCTAAATAGATTTATATCATGA
- a CDS encoding ATP-binding cassette domain-containing protein encodes MALVKAKDLCKSYRVSVKTPGISGALSNFFNRKFQTVQAVRNVSFQINRGEMVGFIGPNGAGKTTTLKMLCGLICPTSGEVIVGGKKPFARDKEFLRQITLVMGQKQQLIWDLPPLDSLYVNAAVYGINRTEAKERIKELSSMLELDEELTRPVRKLSLGQRMKAELLASLLHRPSVLFLDEPTLGLDVNAQARVRKFLADYNKKYGATVLLTSHYMADITSLCSRVMLIHKGSLFHDGSLESLTERLTPYRSVKIAFKEPQEHHLLKKFGELEECDGYLARILIPREKLTNSVSSILNNFPVKDLEIGDPPIEELIGKLFQSGKVQ; translated from the coding sequence ATGGCTTTAGTTAAAGCGAAAGATCTATGTAAAAGTTATCGGGTTTCAGTAAAAACACCTGGTATATCAGGAGCATTATCAAATTTTTTCAATAGGAAGTTTCAAACTGTCCAAGCGGTTAGGAATGTGAGCTTTCAGATAAATCGTGGTGAAATGGTTGGGTTTATTGGCCCAAATGGGGCAGGTAAAACCACTACCTTGAAAATGTTGTGCGGGCTAATTTGTCCAACAAGTGGTGAAGTCATTGTTGGGGGTAAGAAACCATTCGCTAGAGATAAAGAATTTCTTCGTCAAATAACATTGGTGATGGGACAGAAGCAACAGCTGATTTGGGATTTGCCCCCATTAGACTCCTTGTATGTAAATGCTGCCGTCTACGGAATAAACAGAACAGAGGCCAAAGAGCGTATAAAAGAACTTTCTTCAATGTTGGAATTGGACGAAGAACTTACACGCCCTGTTAGAAAGCTTTCACTTGGGCAAAGGATGAAGGCCGAGCTTTTAGCCTCTCTTTTGCATCGCCCTTCTGTCCTCTTTTTAGATGAACCTACCTTGGGCTTAGATGTAAATGCTCAGGCTAGGGTACGCAAGTTTTTAGCTGATTACAATAAAAAATATGGAGCAACGGTTCTACTTACAAGTCACTATATGGCCGATATCACCTCACTATGTTCTAGAGTTATGTTGATTCATAAGGGTTCATTGTTTCATGATGGATCCCTAGAGTCTCTTACTGAAAGACTTACACCTTATAGATCAGTAAAAATAGCCTTTAAAGAACCTCAGGAGCATCATTTGTTGAAAAAATTTGGAGAATTAGAAGAGTGTGATGGTTACCTTGCGCGGATCCTGATTCCCAGGGAAAAACTAACAAATTCAGTTTCGTCAATACTTAATAATTTTCCTGTTAAGGACCTTGAAATAGGAGACCCTCCTATTGAGGAACTAATTGGTAAACTTTTCCAATCTGGCAAAGTACAATAA
- a CDS encoding multidrug ABC transporter permease — translation MVEYRAEIVLWAVSGILPLIMLSIWSGSQALVIAGITTEEITRYFISAFVVRQFTAVWVMVTFEEDYVEGKLSPYLLQPLTPFWRYLSSHLAEQITRIPIVIIMLIFVFSLLPKAFFIPNLSDLALGILIIFIAFLVRFLLHWTFAMLCFWNERSAAFERVLLIPYIFLSGMVAPLDTFPEQIKSIVMLTPFPYFLYFPARILSGSNIDVFNVFLTLIVWGFILFLCSLIAWRRGIKHYSAMGA, via the coding sequence ATGGTGGAATATCGGGCCGAAATTGTACTTTGGGCAGTTTCTGGTATTTTACCTCTAATAATGTTATCGATTTGGAGTGGTTCCCAAGCTCTTGTAATTGCAGGAATTACTACAGAGGAAATAACCCGTTACTTTATAAGTGCTTTTGTAGTGCGTCAATTCACTGCTGTTTGGGTAATGGTGACTTTCGAAGAAGATTATGTTGAAGGTAAATTGTCTCCATATTTGTTGCAGCCCTTAACACCATTTTGGAGATACCTTTCCTCACATCTTGCTGAACAAATCACACGCATACCTATAGTCATAATTATGCTTATTTTTGTCTTTTCACTTCTTCCTAAGGCTTTTTTTATACCTAACTTAAGTGATCTTGCTTTGGGAATTTTAATCATATTTATAGCTTTCCTGGTACGTTTTCTCTTGCATTGGACTTTTGCAATGCTTTGTTTTTGGAATGAACGATCAGCAGCTTTTGAGAGGGTTTTGCTTATACCATATATTTTTCTCTCTGGTATGGTTGCTCCTTTGGATACCTTCCCAGAACAGATTAAATCAATTGTTATGTTGACACCCTTTCCTTATTTTTTATATTTCCCTGCTCGCATTCTTTCTGGATCAAACATTGATGTTTTCAATGTGTTCCTAACGCTTATTGTATGGGGATTTATATTATTTCTATGTAGTCTTATTGCATGGAGACGAGGTATTAAACATTACTCTGCAATGGGGGCATAG
- a CDS encoding pentapeptide repeat-containing protein encodes MLRLILFQILFLGLILSVSVLSAFASTDYSKESLIGADFSGQDLRGVTFNLTNLKQANLSGSNLQGASLFGAKLQEADLSLANLREVTLDSAVLERTDLKDAVLEDAFAFNTRFEDVNINGADFTNVPFRTDVLKTLCLQADGINPVTGRKTKDTLGCK; translated from the coding sequence ATGTTGCGCTTGATTTTGTTTCAGATTCTCTTCCTGGGCCTAATTCTGTCAGTTTCGGTGTTGTCGGCATTTGCTTCGACGGATTACTCAAAAGAGTCTCTTATAGGTGCAGATTTTTCAGGGCAAGATTTGAGAGGAGTTACTTTTAATCTAACTAATCTTAAGCAAGCCAACTTATCTGGATCCAATCTTCAAGGAGCTAGTCTTTTCGGTGCAAAACTTCAGGAAGCAGATTTAAGTCTCGCTAACCTTCGCGAAGTGACATTAGATTCAGCTGTTCTAGAAAGAACTGACTTGAAAGATGCTGTTCTGGAGGATGCCTTTGCCTTCAATACTAGGTTTGAAGATGTAAATATAAATGGCGCTGATTTCACAAATGTTCCGTTTCGAACGGATGTTCTTAAGACTTTGTGTTTGCAAGCTGATGGGATTAATCCTGTTACCGGAAGGAAAACTAAAGACACTTTAGGCTGCAAATAG
- a CDS encoding type 1 glutamine amidotransferase — MPRLVILQHLQREGPGLFSIIAREFGIDISVYRLDKSSQLPIISDIDSLLILGGPMSVMDRDKSKYLWIDNEINLIKQVLLKQIPFVGVCFGAQLLAYASGGNVETLITEEKRVNPEVGWSPVFPLHPQPDEPLLEYLKEPMQVLHWHEDRILLPKSASLLASSSRCREQLFRIGPNAYGLQFHAEIYGDMVEEWIREDSEFIYQAMGRDARSVLYEQQREFCLSSHRNRMDFLRGLFAQLFP, encoded by the coding sequence ATGCCTAGATTAGTTATTCTTCAGCACCTTCAACGAGAAGGTCCCGGACTATTTTCTATCATAGCTCGTGAATTTGGCATTGATATTTCAGTCTACCGCTTAGATAAAAGCTCTCAATTACCAATCATATCTGATATTGATTCACTTTTAATTCTTGGTGGACCAATGAGTGTTATGGACCGAGATAAATCAAAATATCTGTGGATTGACAACGAAATTAATCTTATAAAGCAAGTTCTTTTAAAACAAATACCATTTGTTGGAGTTTGTTTCGGCGCTCAATTACTTGCTTATGCTTCCGGTGGTAATGTTGAAACTTTGATTACTGAGGAAAAACGCGTTAATCCTGAAGTTGGATGGTCTCCTGTCTTCCCCCTTCACCCACAACCTGACGAGCCTTTGTTAGAGTACTTAAAAGAACCAATGCAAGTCTTGCATTGGCATGAGGACAGGATTTTACTTCCCAAATCCGCATCTCTTCTTGCTAGTAGTTCTAGATGTAGAGAACAATTATTCCGCATTGGGCCTAATGCTTACGGGCTCCAATTTCATGCAGAGATCTATGGAGATATGGTTGAAGAATGGATTCGCGAAGATTCTGAATTTATATATCAAGCAATGGGTCGTGATGCCCGATCAGTTCTGTACGAACAGCAAAGGGAATTTTGCCTCTCTAGTCATAGAAACCGGATGGATTTTCTGAGAGGTTTGTTCGCGCAGCTCTTTCCTTGA
- a CDS encoding ABC transporter permease, whose amino-acid sequence MNFYFNIIRYFWLTAIATELEYSFNFFVELVAVIANLFGSIFLLSLFYTPYSNLGGWSWDESLLVLGIYTFLEGITTSILQPNLSKIVQHVQNGTLDFVLLKPIDSQIWLSLRMFSPWGFPSVLCGVSLVLFSLFRSSFHINIFSGLLFLSTIISSLLILYSLWFLLATTSIWFVRIWNATEVLRSILVAGRYPVSSYPYVLRTIFTFILPIAFLTTVPAEVLSGRWSSLLVTLSLPLAFLFFYAARFFWLYALRFYTSASS is encoded by the coding sequence TTGAATTTTTATTTTAACATTATAAGATACTTTTGGTTAACTGCGATCGCAACCGAGTTGGAATATAGCTTTAATTTTTTTGTTGAACTAGTAGCAGTAATAGCCAACCTTTTTGGAAGTATTTTCTTATTATCGTTATTCTATACACCTTACTCTAATTTAGGAGGTTGGAGTTGGGATGAATCATTACTAGTGTTAGGGATTTATACCTTCTTAGAAGGTATAACAACCTCGATTCTACAGCCAAACCTTAGTAAGATTGTCCAGCATGTTCAAAATGGTACGCTTGATTTTGTACTTCTAAAGCCTATAGATAGTCAAATCTGGTTGTCTTTAAGAATGTTTTCTCCCTGGGGATTCCCTTCAGTTCTTTGTGGAGTATCTCTGGTTTTATTTTCACTTTTCAGATCTTCCTTTCATATCAATATATTTTCTGGTTTATTGTTTTTGTCGACGATCATCTCTAGTTTGTTGATTCTGTATAGCTTATGGTTTTTGCTAGCCACTACTAGTATTTGGTTTGTAAGGATTTGGAACGCTACCGAGGTACTTAGGTCTATTTTAGTGGCAGGCCGTTATCCAGTCTCTTCTTATCCATATGTTTTGCGTACGATCTTTACCTTTATATTGCCTATAGCGTTTTTAACAACAGTACCAGCAGAGGTTCTTTCGGGGCGTTGGTCAAGCTTACTTGTTACTCTTTCTCTTCCTCTGGCCTTTTTGTTTTTTTACGCGGCTCGCTTTTTCTGGTTGTATGCCTTAAGGTTTTACACCTCAGCTTCAAGCTGA
- a CDS encoding Rieske 2Fe-2S domain-containing protein: MSETGLTTTSSLSWPSGLPKNDITSNDSSVITEKNTSNKPSGQLSNGLLGWYAICTTKDLKEDKLHFFSMYNEPLVLYRDKDKRVRCIKNLCPHRGASFQGGGIKDGEIVCPYHGGRFSAEGNCTNLDRITCQHIIDSNYNNYAKRIHLYQYPCIEKDGYLYIYYGGKAKTDLSEIEIKSSLDNTLPESYGFKPSDYAYEEVCVDFKCDWARIIENHLDILHIFWIHGDTIPDKDVNREVITSFHQNITRDGRHIESKYNHKEKEKGEFITIKFIPPGRICIYKGTPETARYIQVLDHIPLAKNRSRVIVRHYRKFMKNKLITKLILFRQLQQRIFYKIFCEDYLVLKTQTFNEQMGYIQKDNVKLLGEDKMIQYYWDWFNNSLNNERPWDLHPTNADTNKVHLDMPMAYPPENKTLMHKNNRSITLNLIARLLVPIGLLALFL; this comes from the coding sequence ATGAGTGAAACTGGGCTCACCACAACTTCATCACTTAGTTGGCCTAGTGGCTTGCCGAAGAATGACATAACCTCAAATGACTCTTCCGTCATCACTGAAAAGAACACCTCAAATAAACCCTCTGGACAACTATCCAACGGGTTATTAGGTTGGTACGCTATTTGCACCACTAAGGATTTAAAAGAAGATAAACTGCATTTTTTTAGTATGTACAACGAGCCTCTTGTCCTATATAGGGATAAAGACAAGAGGGTCAGGTGCATTAAGAACCTTTGCCCTCATCGAGGAGCTTCCTTTCAAGGCGGCGGCATTAAAGATGGTGAAATCGTATGCCCTTACCATGGCGGTCGATTTTCCGCAGAAGGCAATTGTACAAATTTAGATAGAATCACCTGTCAGCATATTATTGACTCTAATTACAATAACTATGCAAAAAGAATTCATTTATACCAATATCCCTGCATCGAAAAAGATGGTTATCTGTATATATATTATGGAGGAAAAGCTAAGACAGATCTATCTGAAATAGAAATCAAATCTTCTCTGGATAATACATTACCAGAGTCATATGGCTTCAAGCCAAGTGATTATGCCTATGAAGAGGTTTGCGTAGACTTCAAGTGTGATTGGGCAAGAATTATTGAGAATCACCTAGACATTTTACATATTTTCTGGATACATGGTGATACTATTCCAGATAAGGATGTCAATCGAGAAGTAATAACGAGTTTTCATCAAAATATAACTCGAGATGGTAGACATATTGAAAGCAAATATAACCATAAAGAAAAGGAAAAGGGTGAGTTTATTACAATTAAATTTATTCCACCAGGTAGAATATGTATCTACAAAGGAACCCCAGAAACTGCAAGATATATACAAGTTCTCGACCATATACCTTTAGCTAAAAACAGATCAAGAGTAATCGTCAGGCACTACAGAAAATTTATGAAAAACAAGTTAATTACAAAACTAATTTTATTTAGACAGCTTCAACAAAGAATCTTCTATAAAATATTTTGCGAAGACTATCTCGTGCTAAAAACACAAACATTTAACGAGCAAATGGGCTATATACAAAAAGACAATGTAAAGCTATTAGGAGAAGACAAGATGATTCAATACTATTGGGATTGGTTTAACAACTCTTTAAATAATGAACGTCCCTGGGACCTTCATCCTACAAATGCAGATACTAATAAAGTTCATCTAGATATGCCAATGGCTTACCCACCAGAAAACAAAACACTCATGCACAAAAACAATCGATCGATAACCCTAAACCTAATAGCCAGATTATTGGTACCCATTGGCCTGTTGGCACTTTTTCTATAA
- a CDS encoding SemiSWEET transporter, with the protein MDLPSPVDSLGLVAGCLTTIAFLPQILKTYRSRSAEDVSYSMFILFSLGVALWGVYGWEIHANPVIISNLITFVLALSVLLMKVIFAKREG; encoded by the coding sequence ATGGATTTGCCCAGCCCTGTAGACTCCTTAGGATTAGTAGCAGGCTGCCTTACTACAATAGCTTTTCTGCCACAAATCCTTAAGACATATCGATCTAGATCTGCTGAAGATGTCTCCTATTCCATGTTTATATTATTTAGCCTAGGAGTCGCGCTATGGGGGGTTTACGGTTGGGAGATACATGCTAACCCAGTAATTATTTCTAATTTAATTACTTTTGTTCTCGCGCTTTCTGTATTGTTAATGAAGGTAATTTTTGCAAAGAGAGAGGGTTAG
- a CDS encoding ABC transporter ATP-binding protein produces the protein MLDTCLKIKGLWHLYGKSSTSDWSLKDIDFTLERGELVGLLGPSGCGKTTLLRLIAGFEKPSKGQIYINGREVASTKRLVPAEQRGIGMVFQDYALFPHLDAWQNVCFGLRRGQDKTRVNYLLELLGLADLRSRYPHELSGGQRQRLALARALAPGSSIVLLDEPFSNLDVEVRLRLRSELSGVLKSCGASGVLVTHDPEEALAICDRVAVLREGELHQCSEPSAIVQEPATPFVGRFVLQRNVLPLQNCGEFWSTPIGSIELPDQDKSFYANELMIDEQALCIQADPLGEGTIKGREFLGNYWLLKIQVGNHLLRVRQPLDNVFDIGDTCSVEFLSGGAGILFPGSIPCTL, from the coding sequence GTGCTCGACACTTGTTTAAAAATTAAAGGACTTTGGCATCTTTATGGAAAAAGTTCTACTTCAGATTGGTCTCTCAAGGATATAGATTTCACTCTGGAGAGAGGAGAGCTGGTTGGCCTCTTAGGCCCTTCCGGCTGCGGGAAGACAACTCTTTTAAGGTTGATTGCTGGTTTTGAGAAACCTTCTAAAGGACAGATATATATAAATGGGCGTGAGGTGGCAAGCACGAAGAGATTGGTTCCTGCGGAACAAAGAGGCATAGGTATGGTTTTTCAAGATTATGCTCTTTTCCCCCACCTCGATGCTTGGCAAAATGTATGTTTTGGGTTGCGTCGAGGACAAGATAAAACCAGAGTTAATTATTTGTTGGAACTGCTTGGACTTGCTGATCTACGTTCAAGATACCCTCATGAATTGTCTGGTGGACAAAGACAAAGACTTGCCTTGGCAAGGGCTCTTGCTCCTGGCTCATCAATTGTTCTATTGGATGAACCCTTCTCCAATCTTGATGTTGAGGTGAGGTTAAGGCTCAGAAGCGAACTTTCAGGTGTCCTTAAATCTTGTGGGGCCAGTGGTGTTTTGGTTACACATGATCCAGAAGAGGCTTTGGCAATATGCGATCGTGTGGCGGTGTTGAGAGAAGGTGAGCTGCATCAATGTTCTGAACCAAGTGCAATTGTGCAGGAACCAGCAACACCTTTTGTGGGAAGGTTTGTTCTTCAGCGTAATGTTTTGCCGTTACAAAATTGTGGGGAATTTTGGTCAACTCCAATAGGCTCTATTGAACTCCCTGATCAAGATAAATCTTTTTATGCCAATGAATTAATGATTGACGAGCAAGCTCTATGTATTCAAGCTGACCCTCTTGGGGAAGGAACCATTAAAGGAAGAGAATTTTTAGGCAATTATTGGCTTCTCAAAATACAGGTAGGAAACCATCTTCTAAGGGTTCGTCAACCATTGGACAATGTTTTTGATATTGGTGATACATGTAGTGTGGAATTTTTGTCTGGTGGTGCGGGGATTCTATTTCCAGGATCTATCCCTTGTACGCTTTAG